The region tatgaCCCTGCTTACTAGTGCAACTCTGTTTACCCCGACCACTTCACTCAAAAGTTATTATATTTCAACTGTACCATAAAATCCAACAAGACCTATAATATTAGACGTTCATTAAGAGGAATGCGCAATGGCACATTTAAGCGTCTTACTTGCCAAACGCGTAATGGGTTTTCCTCAAACCTTGACGTGACTGTATTTTCCGTTGGTGCTACGGGTATACGGTTTACCTACTGTATGGTATTACCTTCATTCACAGGACAGGCCTTCAAACCACAAAGAAAATACGGATTTAATATCTACCAGCATCTACTATCccttcaaatgtgtttcttcaCTACTGATACTCTGTTTAGGAAGGAGATTTCCTTGGAGCTGTCAggcgctgtccatggtgctgaaaaaaagaacaactaaTTGCAGACACAGGAACGAACATAGACACacattattctctctctctccccctcccctctctctctctatatatatattcgATGTAAAGGAAGATGCTGACTGGTCTGActgctggaaataaaaaaaaagtgattgcTTGAATTGTATCACGTTGTCTtgatggtgtgtttgtgtggtgtgtgtctgtttcttacAGACATCTAATGAAAGGTTTCCTATCTTTAGAAGTTTTTCGGTTAGTTTAAGTCAGAAagatctttttcttcttccagaaTAGTATTTTATAATTTACTACTGACGGCTTAACGATtgcttctctgtgttgtgtCATTAAGCTCTGGCATACACCTTACCTTCCTGCTGAGGGCTTTGGGCTTCATTTTAGATAAACCTTTGTCGCCCTCCAGTGGCGTTCTTGAGCTTGACTTAATTCTACATCGAAAGGAAAGGAATCAgggaaaaacatattttataggTTAGTGTGTGGACAGGGaaattaaatttaaacaaaGCTACACTGGAAAGTCTAGTGCTTAAAACTGCAGCAAAGTATTTGACTGTAGAAATAATCTGATCAGTAAATAATTGCTTACTGTAAACCTGAACAGTGAGTGAACATGAACAAGTATGCAACTTTATTAatagctgtgtttttttaaattttctatcaGGCATGTATATTTGAATTATGAGTCTGTGCTTACGTTACTAGAAACAgacatttgttgtttattttatttttttgcattacaTATTGAATGTTGAGATAATAAAGAACAATGTCCTTCAAAACTATGACCTAAGAATTGGCGTTCATAAAAAGTAAATCTCAACACCAAGGTAGTTTACAACAAGGACATGGCAGAACAATTGTTATCCATTAACATGTTTGTTACAGCAAAGAGAATGGACTCTGACGTAGTCCCTTCTGTAGCTTTTGCAGTCAAATGTTGCCATCTTCTGGTCTATCAGGTTCACAGCACCACGTTTATGGTGGTCAAATTAGGATGTCTTTTCAAAGTTGGCGTCAAGAGTTTGAACAAACATGGTTATGTACCATGCGGTTAagacaaatacagatgtttacagGTAAAAacctataaaaataaagacaattacAGATATAAAGctgaaaaaatatcaaaaataagtgGCAGTTTTGAtcttttaagtcttttttctttcagcctTTGTGGCTTTTAAGTTACTGTGCTATTGTTTCGTCCAGTTTTAGACGTAGTTATTGAGCCGGTAGCCGTTGCTGGAAAGGGAGCAGAGTGAAGGAGCACGATTGTCCCTAAGGGCTTCAGGGCGCTTgtagggtggaggaggaggaggaggaggaggataaatgTTGTTGAAGGCAGGGGGACGTGATGATGGTTGAGTCCTCTGCATTGGGAGGGGGCCCCGTGATCTGttaccacagctgctccagcacAGTACCAGTCCTCCGCTCAGACTGAGGCAGGCTGAGGCATATCCGAGATACACGGCCAGGCCGATCTCGTACTTCATCCCGTTGGAAAGGAAGGGGTTGTAGAACTCCATGACGACGTCGTTTGTGGTCCAGGACACAGTGACCAGGCAGAGCAGGCCagcacagacaaaacaaacccCCCCACTAAGCACCAATGGAGACTTAATTGATGAGCCACGGGCAAAGCGGGTGCACTTCATCCCCATCGCAGACACCAAAGAAGCCAGGACTGAGGTGATGCAGGAGAGCACCATGAGGGCCCGGGCAGCCTGATTTGGGAGGAGAATAAACCAAAAACTTAATGCTTGGTATTATAACAGTTTTTTGATTGTTGTCTGTAAGGTATTAATCCACTTTTTAATGAATCCAAATACTTCAATATTATCAAAGTATAGATGGTTCGATTTAAATAGGTAATTCATTCTCACATCACTGTAGACTCATTCCCATATCATCAAGAGTACACATCTAAAGTGAGACTGGTTGCCTTTCTCAGAGAAGTGACAGATGTGGACACAAGTTAAAATAACGAGATGCTAGGCTTAGCACTGCAGCAGCACTAGTGGAAACAAAGTAATGTCCCAAGTTTAACTTGACATTGCTAGCGTGCCAGCATTGGAAAACACTAAACATTATGATTTTGTTGCTTCTCGGTCAAAACAGAGGAAAGTGGGAAGTATTGCACAGAGAAATCTTCCATTTTACTGTTCAAGATTTCCTTTGATTTAGAATTCACATGTTCACAGTAAAGGACATTCTCTTGGATTTCCACTGCCACATGGccctccatccatctatctttCTGGATCTTATATTTTAAATGGTgcttttttataaataataaggGTAAGAAATTGCCTCAAAAGCTAAAAATTGTCATCATAAATTTATCTGCTAGATATCTTCTTTGTTATTAATTGAAGGCGAAGTTTAGAGAATgggaaaaagtcaaattttatGAGTACAGAAAATGAGTCAATGCTCTCATTTAGGggttaaaagcagaaacagtAAGTAACTGAAGCACACATAAGATACTCTGGATAGAGGCGTTTGTAGTACCTGCAGGTCTTGTGGCAGTGACAGCAGAGATCTGTACACCTCACACTGATAAATGCCAGTGCTGTGCCATACACACTCCATCCACAGGCCTTTCATGTAGCCGGTAGCTGTGATGATGTTGGAGCCCACATAGGCATTGCTGCGCCACTGTGGGAGCACAGTCGCAACTACAGTTCCTCCAAACCCCAACAGGCCCAAGAAGAAGCCGAGGAGTTGAACTGCCATACTTGCCATGATTCCTTCACTCTGACGGACACTCAATCTGCAGGGTAACGTCGAAATCATTGTTGATATGCAAGGAGACAAAGAAAGCATTTGAGTTTGTCAAAAGTGCTTCTATCATGAAGCAGTCTCATAAATAAGTTGGGTTCACAGattttataagaaaaaaaggcaaatcaaCACATAGATATAACGTATTGCCACATACATTAGAAACACTTTACAGTAACAACCAAGCTAAAGTCCCCCGGGCTGACGATGTGGATGGATTCCTCCTGTTGTCTGCATGGTCCCCAGCAGCACGATGAATTCCTCTGAGTTTACATCCAGTCACAGTTTCTGAGCCATTCCTCAAGTGTCTCCTGAGTGCAGGCAGAAAAAGCTGTCGAAACTTTCAGTTTTCTGGCATCAGTCTCCTGTGAGTGGCAGGTGACTGCATCTGTAACTAATGAGAGCAGTGTTCAGCTTCACCTGTTTAACGCTCTCCTCTGGAGGGCAAAGCACAGCAGTCTATTTGTTAAGCTCCCCAACACACCTCAGGAACGGAGAGGgaggaaattaaacatttacagaaaccaCCCAAGCTGAGAGTACTGTTATAAACCACTAACTCTGAACACTTCCCACAGCTCTGCCGGGTATTTCAGAGGGAGGGGATGAACGGCCTGATGACAGAGCATTTCTAGCTGATGGGCCCCAAACCTGGACAATAAGTGAAAAGTAATGACTTATGTTGTAAAAACTGGCCCAATTATGTTATGTCTAATTTAACCTTTGCCCTAAGATCACATGGCACTTCAGTTCTCCATTAACAAAATGACCAGGAAGCTCCAGGCCTCACAAAAGTTAAGCATTTACTTTTGTCCCTTCCAAAAATGATCTCTAGATGACAAAATCCTGAATAATAAGCAGTCGACTTCAATGACAGGTCAAGTGTAAatgacaacaatgaacataTCTTCTAACTTACTACACAATAACCGTCCCAAGGGGCAACGTTGCCTTTTTAACAGTGCGGAAGTGACAAATTAAAACCCAAAGAAACCAAACAGTAGTCATGCAGAATAATTGTTTTGACTTCCTCAGAGAACAGAGGCTATTTATAAAGCCTGACTATTATCCATTGTTAGACCTGACACAGTCGGGGCCTCCTAAAACAGCAGAGATACAAGCGTCATTGTGTTTACTTAATGATTGACTACACGGAAGGAATAACAAGTAAGCAAAAATAACAAAGCGATGTTGTTAGAATTTTAACCCACACATTTTtccaacaacacagcaaaatcaATTCAATAATCATAACTTTTTAACACTTTCCAATCGCCTCGCACAATTTAAACTGTTCATGAGATTTGGCTCAagctttcacattttcatcttAGTAAATGACTCTACATAAAGAATACTTACCAAAAAGGTTAGAGAAGGATTACCAAGTCATGGCCAACAAAGGTGTCAGACGGCGCAGCAGACCAGCTCCTTCTGTCCCTGCTGCTTTAACAGACAAGAACACTGCAGCAGGAATATCAGACTTGTAACAGGCCATTGTAAgatatcatcatcagcagctgcGGCATCAACACTATCCCTGTCACATCGTCAGAGAGGACATAAGAGACAGTCCCGGTGCTGGCTTGTTGCGTAAAGATTAACAGGACCAATGCCAAATGTGGACCCTGAGGCAGAGAAGTGCTGGCAAGCACTGAGATGGACAGAGGATATGTTGTCCTCAATggctgtgctgtttgtcccaTTAATTCAGCGCTCTTCATTTCGACATCTGTTGATCAATAATGGCCAACAACGTTCAtgagtaaatgaaaaaaaaaaaaaaaatctacatattAATTGATGAGCAACTTGTGGAAGGCAATAAATCTGTATTGACAGGAAAAAGGGCTCATCAGCAGAACATGACATGTGATGGCTGAACTGTActtgatctgtgtgtgtggtacgtACTGTGCTGTAAACACGGTGGTCTTTAGGATCCTCTGGGGCAAGTCTTCTTCATTTGCCGTTCCTTTCTCTTCATCTGTATCCCAAGTGTGACCTGCCATGATTGCTATTGGAATGCAATTCTTTTCCTGGCCCTTCTTTTGGATCCCCTTGTGTATGATTTAGTTCTTTGTATGAGCTCTCTGGTGAAGACATGATCCTCTCCAAGGTTTGCCTGTGGGCGACGCCACATGAATGTGTGACCCTTAATAGTCTTAGTTAAGCAGAATAATCCCGTGATTAGCAGCTGAGCATACACTGTTGTGCTGTGCACTGTGCTAGAGGATAGCACAACCATGATGAGGTGCACGGTGCAGGCTTTCTCTTTTATACTGTTGTATGTCTTCAGAGGTGTGAAAAGCTGCACTCTTCTTTGTATTACgtagaacattttcaacaaaacaTATCTGGGTCAAAACGTTTTCTCAGGATAtgatttatacagtctatgattaaaATACACTATAAACACGCACTGATGATGTGGTCATTCTGACTGAAATATGTTCACATGCAGTTGATCTAATGATGGGGGGATTGTGGTAGGTACGGAAACGACACTAGTCTAAATGAATCAGCACACATAGGAAtagtcaataaataaaatgaactatCATGCAATAGCAATAAGTGTTTAAGTTTAACACCTAGATTACTGTTTTATATcttatcatttttgttttggataCCAGACCATAAAGTGTACTCTACTGTAGCACTCAAACACCTCAGTCTTTTGATTAACATATGATGCAGTGAgattattttactaggaaacaaatgtttttttttactatataATGAATCAGGTGGCCGTAGTTGCACATTTCCTTGCTAAGTcatcacaattattttttttatttatttaattgaaaCTGTTTGTAAGGTGACATGACGTACTGAAAAGTCATTCAGTGAGGCCTACTGTCatctaaaccagtggttctcaactggattagcctcaggacccaccaccatcAACtcattcatgaaaaatttcataTATTTTCAACCAACAATagtatttaatgaaaaattgtgcagtttggacctcagaagGTACAAAACGTGACGGAAAAAATAACTGATCAATGTTAAAAAGCTCTTGAGGCACTTTTTTCCAAAGCACTCATTTCAAACCCACTTTTGTGTCCAGACGAGGGTTTTCACGCAGAATTGGGCTACATTATAGGTTCTACCAGGGgtaggttttttgtttttttgtctgtgggTTGAGTGAACCAATTTGTGATGTAAAGTAAATtaataatataaacacacaacatttataaacttttttttgttaatgcacAAATCAAACCACATCAACAAGCAGATAAGCAGGTACACATACGACACAccaatacacatgcacacacagaccctTCCCCGCCTGCCTGTGCACAGTCATTATAAACATTAAACAATAAATCAGTTAATTTAtgttgaggaggaagaggaaaaagaaaagaccaaGAACCAAAGGGATCAAGCAACAGGTTAGCTGTGCTTTAGTGAACATTTCTAAGCTACACAGTCACAGAGCTGTTTTTAAACTAGATTACACAACTGTGGAGGGAAAACTGCTTTCAGTGTTGTTATACTGACCAGGCATTTATGCTGTTATTTCATAAATATTGCAATAATTTGACAATGATAGCAATACTATTGTACTTTAAAGGCATGGCGTGGTGGAGATTACAGGCTTATTTTAAATTCTGGCATTGGGATGGTTTTTTTAGGGCTGGctttattaccttttttttttagctttttttttattacttatattttatttgcttttcttaatgaggatacatcaaaataaacacagtatatAAATGTTGGTGTCAGTTAACAATAGTCAGTTTAGCCTCCCATTTTCCTTGGCATGCAGATTGTTGTAGTCTTAAATTGTGTGTAAAGTTCTCCATATCATGTAGTTTTTCAACAATGTCAAACCAGTTTCTCCGAGTGGGGGGGGGTCCTCCTTACACCACTTTCTTGAAATGCTTTCTTTGATGAGTTGGGCTAGTTTTGATTGGACATTGGGCTGGTTTGGTCACACAGACCTAGCAACTCTGGTCCCGACCCACTTTTGGgccctgacccaccagttgagaaccactgatctaaacAGATGATTCAAACCACATTTCCACTCTTAAGATCACTGCAGTTAATACCATGAACTACCCTACacattgattattattattatcattattttattattattattatttttttgtttcttctctttcacatTATTACTTGTGGATAATGATAAGCGATTTGCTTTTATGACACTAACTTATAATGATGTATTTGGGGTAGGTATATTTTACATTATGTAGATATTTTCGTATTTTCTTAGAGAATCTTTTGCATTTCGGACTTCAGAGGAAAAACACCTGAGTTATTTATTTCGCGCCGTTCAGTGACATCAAAGATCTTATATTCATCACAGATGACTCCACTCTGAAATCTGCTGCTCTTCTACATGTAAAGTGGTTTAATGAGAATACTCTGTTTAAAGTTAGCTTGTATTTCTACTTTCTTTATGGTTCAGTCGATGAACACATATCTAAGAGTTAGTTAATTAAGGTTTTATTTCGTTTAGTTTAAAGATAGCTTAGCTTTTGCACTAAGTTAGCTATTTGTAGTAACTTCGCAGGCTTAGCTGCTTCTCCTGCTACATCAAAGTGGAAGTAAAACTATTTGATGTTCAGCTAAAGTTGGGTGAGTTCAAGAATTTGTTGTGCCTTTTTATTTTGGATACAGTCCAgcggtgataaaaaaaaatggcaagaaGAAGCTCGAGAAATGTCCCGAAGAACATCTCTACACTGAAGTCGCAGCTTTACAAGAGGACTCATGTTCGTCCTCGTCCATGCAGGACCATCATGACCCGCAGCCAGTGTAACACCAGCTTCTTCCACAGGCTGCCGTCTGAGCTGTTCAACATCATCCTGGATAAACTGACTGGTATGTGACAGATAAACACCATACAACCTGCTTAGACAGCCAGTGAGCCACTTCAGTAACAAAACTGAAGATTGAATTCCAATTTCAATAGTTTAAATGGCAtaattgcattaaaaaaacatttacctttATTGCCTGTTCAATGTTCATTTAGAATTTAACTGGAGACTTTCATATACTTTTCTGTCAACACCATTTCTTTTCTTGGAAATGagattaaaaatacaacagaatTTGCTCTGAGTGGTTTAAAGTCCTGACAATTTGAACtgtgctctgtgttgttttgtattaaTCTCTAATTGAAAGAATATGTGTTTGTCAGTGCTGGATATCAGTGTGTTCACCATGGTTTCCAAGGACATCACAAGATTTGTTGTGGACTACATCTCCACTATGACCTGGAAGAACAAAATGATCATCCACAACTTTCACTACTCCACCTGCCTGGAACGGAGATCATCTATTGGACATTACAGAGACCTGGGTAAGTGGAGATGTATATGTTGATAATTAGCAGTGATATAGCTGAATTGAACATGATCTTGAATCAGCCCCACACTGTACCATAAATAAGCTATACTGTTAAGTAAAGGAATGGGACATTTTATTATGTGTCTTTTTAATATGAGAATGTGCTTCACTGCCTCAGGTCTGTTGTTCAAGAGATGTACCCTGTTGCTACCCACAAAGGAAAGGTTAAAGTTTATCTTCAGCAGGTTTTCACAGGTAAGAAAAATATTGCTGAGAGGATATGAGAGCGGATGGAATAATATAAATCAttaaattttcacattttctattTGTATAACAAAAAGTAGCTTTGTTCCAAACAGTTGACTTTTTCACCAGATAatcttcattttgaaaatgtcttccTTTGTCTTGTATTTGTTAATTTGAAGCTGCACGAAAGGTGCTTTCTATCTCATCATCGGCATCGGAAATGTGGTCACATCAGGCTAAATTACGAGTTTATTTGATGGATTAATAGGAAAGGCTTGCGTACATGCAGACTTTGCATGTTGGCTACCAAATTCACATGTATCATTCAGCCCTATCTATTAATTATAACTCATGCGTCTGATgaggcaaaataaaataaagctgtGTCACTGATCGGTTTTCAGATTCCCTGCTTCATGCTGGAGCAGTGTTTGGCACAAGTCTGCATTGGTTTCTCCTGCTATGGGGTCTTCCTCCAGGTGAGGCTCTGATATCAagctttaaacatttgaaatgaactgAAACCTAAATGTAATCAAGCAGTTCAAGAATAAATGTCAAAAGGATGGCAAAAGACAATGAAGCATGCATATTAAAACTTACAAGGGGAAGTCCTGCACTGATACCGATCTAATTCttaataaattatatttcacTTAACTAACAATTCTCTGTTGCTGTTCTCTGTTGAATACTTTATAGACTCTGATCGCAGGGTGGGATGAGTTAGAGTGCCACAGAGTGTTCATCTTTCTCTGCGAACACACAAATCTGCTGCAAAAAATGGAGGCAGTCATCATCGGCAAACCAGGTATGTGTCTCATTATCTGAATGTACATGTTGCTGAatatttaaaacagttaaatTATCATATAGAAGAGTATCCATCAAGGGG is a window of Labrus mixtus chromosome 13, fLabMix1.1, whole genome shotgun sequence DNA encoding:
- the LOC132987238 gene encoding claudin-14-like; amino-acid sequence: MASMAVQLLGFFLGLLGFGGTVVATVLPQWRSNAYVGSNIITATGYMKGLWMECVWHSTGIYQCEVYRSLLSLPQDLQAARALMVLSCITSVLASLVSAMGMKCTRFARGSSIKSPLVLSGGVCFVCAGLLCLVTVSWTTNDVVMEFYNPFLSNGMKYEIGLAVYLGYASACLSLSGGLVLCWSSCGNRSRGPLPMQRTQPSSRPPAFNNIYPPPPPPPPPYKRPEALRDNRAPSLCSLSSNGYRLNNYV